Within Sorangiineae bacterium MSr11367, the genomic segment TTCCGTGCGGCCACGGGAGCGATCCGTATTGTCCGGGCTCCGATCTCGACTTCCATGGCTGGCCCGGCTCCAAGCTCGTCGTTCTTCTGGCATCGATGCCCTATGCCGACGATCCCAAGATGAAGCCTCTCAGCTGCAACCGCGCGGGGCAGGACGAACGCCAGCAGGACTCACCCTGGGTGGGCATCGCCCCCTCGGAGCTCTCCCGCGATGGTTGGTCCGGATACAATCCTTGCCATTGTTTCGCCAACACCAATGGTGCCGTTGGCGATGGTTGCGGGCAGATCAACGTGTTCGAGGTCGTCGCCGAAGCATCGGGCCCCAAGTGGGGAAACCGCGATATCATCAGCACGGGCATTCGCTCGTACCAAGTTGGCTCGCTGGGTGGCGCCGTGTGCGGAATCGAAGGGTGCGGAATCGAGAAATTTCCCGCGGACGCCGACCTGCTCGATGCCAACGGTCTACGGGCGATGTCCGCCGGCGCGGTGATTGACGCCGACCATCGCCAGACGGCGACCGGCCCCGTTTGGCGGCGCGCGCGGGACGATCGATACTACCTTTTCTTGCTCGATGAAGCCTCCCGCACCGTGCAGGTCGCTATCCTCCATCCGAAAAACGTCCCCGAGTCCGCCCGTGCCATCGTGCCCGCCTTGCCCAATACGGTTGCGCGCACGGCCATCGACGGAATCGTGAATCTGCGTCTGCCTCGATGAGAGGCTCGTTCCATCACCTCGTGTGAACTTCGGCTCGATCGATGCTGATGGCAGTCCCCGTCGAGGTTGGGGATTTGCTGCCCGTCACGCGTACACGCAACGTGTGGCGACCGAAGGGTACGCGCGGGCTCGCGTAGACCAGCTGCTCGCCTTGTCGGATCGATGCATAGTAGTCGGCCGTCGTTTCGGATCCGCCGTCGAGCGAGAACGCGGCAATGCCGTTGCCCGTATCCCGAACGGAAAGAAGGTCGATGCCAGTTCCTTCGAACGTGAACGTTGCCGTGGCCCCGGCGCGGGCGCTTCCGTGGTCGTCGCCCCAAAAACATTGCACACCGCAAGTGGAAAATGCCGTCCACCCGCTGCTGAACTGCACCGACCCCGCGCCGCTGGAGGTCCCCGTGTCGTTGATCCAATAAGGGCCGCCGCCGGGATCTCCCGAGGGCAAATCGGCGGTGGCGCCTGCCGCCAGCGGCGCGCCGAAATGGGGCGTGCCGTCGGCATTCCACCCGAGCTTCTGCGCCCGCGTCGTGCGCCCATCGTAGGTGAACGCCGTCGTGTTCTTGGCGTGGTAGACGAACCAATCCTCGCTTCCGTCCGGGCTCTTGAAAAAGGCATTGGAGCCGGGGCCCCAGGTGCCTGTCGCATCGTTGCGCGCGAAGACGGACGCTGGATGCTGCTGCCAGCGGCTTGCATCCGTTGGGTCGGCCGTATCGGGAATGCTCTTCATCCACAATTGATAATCGGGTTTTCCCGTATCGCATGCCGAGTACACGAGAAAAGTCCGCCCACCGTGCTGCACGAAGGACGGCGCCTCACGCACCTCGGGGCAGCCGCCCGACCCCGCGAGGAAGGTGCGCGGGCCCGAGATCGTCCACGGATTGCTCATGGGTGCGATGAAAAGCAGATTGTACGTCGCATCCTGCTTGCCGCTCCACGCGACGTACGTTCTGCCGTTCTGAAACAGCAGCGCCGCATCGATGGCCCACGTATTTTCTGAGCCGGGTGCCTCCAGCTTGCCTTTGAAATGGTAGGGCCCGAACGGGTCCGCGCCCTCGGATTCGACGACGTACAGGCGATGGTGATCGTCGATGCCATCGTCCGCCGTGTAGTAAATGTACCAGCGCCCGTCGATGAAATACACGGACGGCGCCCACATATCTCGATTGCGGGAACCATCGCTGTCGCGCCAAACTACACGGGATTCTCCGGTCAACAGCTCGCCGAGGGTGGACGCTTTCCACAGGCGAAGCACGTCGAACTGCGTGGTGGCCAGGTAGTAATTCCCGGCGTAATACGTCATGTACGGATCCGGCGCCCCGTTCAGCGGATTGCGAAATGTGCCATTGGCGGCGGCCAGGCGTTCTTCCGAATTGCGATTTACCCCCGAATCGGCATTACGGCCGCATGAACATGAAAATACGAGAACCGCTGCCAATCGAATGCTGGTGAGGGCTAATCGCATTTGGGGCTCCTGACCGAGCATTTTTGCTCCCTCGCGGTTCGAAACGCAACCACACGAATGCTCGTAAACGCTGTAGCTCAGGAATGCCAAGCATCCATGGTTGACGCCGGTCATGCGATCGGTCCGGCAACGCTCTCGCTGCGCAAGTCCTTGCGCAATCATTGGGCAATTTGCGGCTCCCCCGCGTGCTTGGGTCGTTGAATCCTTCCAATTCGGAGGTTGCGCTGATCGCGTGTTGGGCACACCAACACCCACCACTCCTCCAACGTTGCGCGCATCGTATCGAGCATGACGCTCTTTCTCGGAAAGCGTCACAGCATCGCCTGCAGGCATCACTTTCGCAGGTGAGAGAGCCAATGCAAGGTTTTCTGCTGTTGCCTTTGCACTCAACCGCAAGGCGCGCGGGACTGTTTGTCCGTGCGTCCATGCGTGCTGCACTTCGTACTAGCAGTAGGTAGTTCATCTCGAGAAGCGGGCCATGGAGTGCCGCGCTTCCGAGTGCGTACAGGCGAATGCGACGGGGAGGGAATCGTGAGTACGAACACGGCAGAGAGTGCGGCGGAAGCCTTCGGGGAGCGTCGCTCGTTTTCTCTCGGGAGATACCATCTCTTCGCGCGCCTCGGTACAGGTGGAATGGCCGACGTCTATCTTGCAGTTGCGCGCGATGGGATGAACGTCACGAAGCTCGCCGTCGTGAAGCGCCTGCGCGACGAGCAAGCGAGCGAACCGGAAGCGCGCGAAATGTTCATCAACGAGGCGCGGCTCGCCGCGCGGCTGAATCACCCGAACGTGATTCAGACGTTCGAAGCGGGCTCCGAAGGCAATTGCTACTTCATTGCCATGGAGTACGTGGACGGACAGCCGCTTTCACGCATCATCACGCGGCTTAGACGCGAGAAGCGAAACCTCGACCCCGCGTTCGTGGCACGAATCTGCTCGAGCGCACTCGAGGGCTTGCATCATGCCCACGAGCTCACGGACTTCGACGGTACGCCGCTTCAAATGGTCCACCGCGACGTGAGTCCACAGAACATCATGGTGACCTACGACGGTCGCGTGAAGGTCGTGGACTTCGGCATCGCGAAGGCCGTCGGCTCGAGCCAAACCGTGCATGGCGTCTTCAAGGGCAAGGTTGCCTTCATGGCGCCCGAGCAGCTCTTGAGCGAGAAAATCGACCGGCGCGCGGATCTCTTCTCCATGGGGATCTGCCTCTGGGAGGCCGTCACGCGGCAACGCCTCATGGCGGAGGACACGCCCGCCAAGACGCTTCTCAACTTGATGAACAAGGAGATTCCGCGCGCCTCCGACGTCAATCCGGAGGTGCCCGAAAAGCTCGCCACGGTGCTCGCCAAGGCGCTCGAACGCGATCCGGCGAATCGGTACGAGACGGCCCACGAAATGCACGTGGCCCTCGAGGACTTCATCCGTAGCGAGCGCCTGGTGACCGAGCAAGACGTACGCGAGATCGTATGCGAACTTTTCAAGGAGCCGCGCGAAAGGCTGCAAGTGCAGATCCGAGCGCAGGTCGCGAAGGTCTCGTCGCGCTCGGAGGGGAATCACGATTTCGGCGATAGCCAAGTTCGCTATCTAAATAGTGATGGGCTGCTCGATCTCAGCGATGCCGCCGAGCCGGACGGCTCCAAGACGAAAAGCGCGGCCCTGCGAATGGGCACGACCTCGAGCGGCGTGACGTTCTCCGCGGGTGCACCGCACATCGAACCGAATGCGAATGCGCAGCCACGACGGGGCGCGGTTCGCGGGTGGGCCGGCATCGCGATCGCGGCCATGATCGGCAGCGGCGTGGCCTTCAGCCTTCTCTTGGCAAGCGGCGTCGCGATCTTGCGGTCGCAGCATCTCGCCGACCGAACCACGACGCGGGTGAAGGGTGCCACGGAGACGCCACCTGCTCCCATTCCCGTCGAGGCACCGCAGCAGACGGCCGCACCGATTCCCGTGGTGGCCCCCATGCCCGCGCCCGAGGCGACCAATGCAGCCCCGGCGATACCCGCGGCTTCGGTTCGAGCGAAAGCCATACCCGTGGTCCCGGTGCGACCGCCGCCGGCGCGACCACCGGCAACGCCTGCGGCTTCGCCGGAACCGGCCGCCGAGGGCCAGAATTCGCCCGCCCGCGCCGCGAGCTCCCCGAGCGCATCACCGGCTGCACCGGCGGAATCATCCACAGGCAGAGTGTTTCGGCGAGAACTATGAAAGTGAATCCATCAAAGGCAGTTGCGTTGCTCATCGCACTGATCGGCCTCGTGTCGGCGTGCTCGTCGGCGTCTTCTTCGGAATCGGATCCGGATAGCGAGCCTGCCGCCGGTCCGGTGCGTGACGGGCCGGACGACGAAAACGAAATTCCGTGCGCGCCACGCGCCGTGTTGCAGAAGACCTGTCAGCAATGCCACGCACGACCGACGAAGAACGACGCGCCATTTCCGCTGGTGAGGCGTTCGGATATTCTGCGGCGCGGGCGCAATGGCAGCACGATTGCCCAACTCGTGATCGCCCAGCTCGAGTCGCACGCGATGCCGCTCGCGCCCGTAACCATGGAGGCGGCAGCCCGCGAGACGCTGCTCTCTTGGGTACGCGCCGGCGCACCGGGGGTGACTGCGATGACCTGCACCGAAACGAAAGCGAATCAAGAATCGCCCATTGTGGACGATGTTTTGCATTGACGGTGAGTGAGGCGTGAAAGAGGAGGGGGAAGATGACCACGGGACAACGCTTACGGATATTCGTCTCGGCGCTATGCGTGTTGGGCGGCCCCGCGGGCCTCTTCCACGAGAGCGTAGCCTTTGCCGGGGAAGGGCAAAATGAGCAGCAAAGCGACTCGACCGCCGAAGCGCGCAAGCAATTTCAGGCGGGCGTCAATTTGCTCGATGATCCCGACGGTGCCCGATACGAGGAAGCGCTGTTCGCCTTTCGCAAAGCCTACGAGCTCTCTCGTTCACCGAAAATCCTCGGGAACATCGGCTTCTGTGCGATGCACCTGGAGCGCGATGGCGAGGCCATCGAAGCCTATACCGAATATCTGAACAGCGCACCGTCGGTGGACGAGCGCGAACGCGCTCAGATTCAGAAAGATCTGTCGACGCTCACGTGGACGTCGGCGAAGTTCCACGCAACCGTGAAGGACAAGGGCAAGTTCGTGCTCGTCGACACGCGCATCGTGGGACGAGGAAACCCGGTGGTGAATTCGTATCCCTTCGAGGGCACCGAGCTCACCGTTCGTCTGCGGCCTGGAAGGCACTCGTTCAAGATTCAAGGCGGACAGAACGAATCGGTGCCCTTCGAGATGGGCATCGAGCCCGCATCGGAGAACACGCATCGGTTCACGTTCCCCACGACCGTATTGGTCGAACCGCCTTCGCAGCCTTCGCGTCCGTCGCTCGTGGGCCCCATTGCGTTGGGCACCGCCGGGCTCGTCGCCATCGGCGCGGGCGTCATCACGGGCATCATGGCGCGCAGCAAAGCGAGCGACATCGACTCCAATTGCCCGAATGATACCTGTCCGCGAAGTTACGACCTCGACTCCAACCGCAGCAGTGTGAACACGCTTTCGACGGTCGCCGATGTGTCGCTCATCGGCGGAGGGGTGATGCTCGGCGGAGCAGTCGTCTGGTACGTGATCCAATCGAAGAGCCATTCCCGCCAGATGGGGAACACGCAACAAAAGTGGATATCGGGCGGCTGTGCGGGCTCGGGCTGCGGCATTCAACTCCGGGGGCGGTTCTGATGAATACCAATCGACTCTACAGGTTCGCTGGCCTGAGTGTGCTGGCATGCTCGTTGGCCTGCTCGATGTCGATCGACGTCGACAAGTACCACCAGGCATCGGAGTCATCGTCCGCGCTGATGGACATCAAGTTCACCGCGAGCCACATGACCTCCCACATGCACGAGGATTTCGAGGTCCGCGTTCTGGACCACACGAACAACGTGCTCACCAAGGCCATCTACCACTACGTCAGCGCGCGCGATTTCACCCTCTACATGAAGGGTGCGCTCCCGAGGACGACGCCGCCGTATCGGCTCGACTTCTGGAGTGACCACAACCACGACGCACAATACGGCGGCGTGGACGGGCCGGTGTCCGAGCACGATCACTCGTGGAGACGCGAGCTCACCGATCCGCTGCCTGCGGACGTGAAGCTGGTGGATGGCGCTCGCTACGAAGTCAACTTCGTTCACGACTACGCCTTCGTCGATATCAATCGCGACCCAGGGGGGGCCGCCATCACGAGCACGGCCACGCTCCTACCTTGCCAGCTCAATGTGGCCGGCAGCGGGGCCTTCGTGGGGAAGATGATGGAATTTCGAGTCCACGAGGTGGCCACGGGACGGCTCGTCGGGCTTTACCGCGAGGGCGTTGCCGCCCGAGAGGCTTACCAAGCCTCGATTCCTGGCATTATCGACGAACTGACGTCCTATCGCATCGAGGCGTACGCCGATGCCGATGGTGACAACAAGTATTCCGCTGGCGATCCTTCTTGGCAGCTCGATCTCGAATCGAATACGCAAGGGCTCATCGCCGACGTGAACGTGGCAACGCTGGCCGTGTCCGTCCTGGATCTGGACGACTGACGAGCCATCGCATATCGAACAACGGGGTTGTGGGGGGAGACATGACGATGTTCAAGCATGCGTATTTGATGACCGCTGTGCTATCGGCGAGCGGGCTTGCGTTCTTCTCGGCGTGTAGCAGCAGCAGTGACGATCCTGCCAGCGGCCCCCAGCCCGACACCGGCGACCATGCCGGGGATGAGCGACCGGCGCCCGCCGCTACGCTCACCGCGGAAGAATGGGTGCAAGCCAAGACGCAATCGCCACTTCCGGCCGTGCCGCCCGATCCGACCAACAAATATGCCGACAATCCGAACGCGGCGCGCCTTGGGCAGGCGTTCTATTTCGAGACGGGCTACTCGGGGCCGCTCGTCACGCCGTCGGATCTCGGCTCGCCGGGCCAGTCGGGGCGCGTCGCATGCGCGAGCTGCCACGTGCTCCCGTGGGGGAGCGACACGCGCTCGAGCCCCAACAACATGTCCCTGGGCGTGAACTGGACGGGGCGCCACTCGCCCGCCGTCACCAATTCGGCATTCTACGAGATGTACTTCACCGATGGGCGCGCCGATTCGGCGTGGATGCAGGCCACCGGGCCGGTCGAGAACCCGAACGAGATGGCCTCCGACCGCATGCGTGTCGCGTCCATGATCTACAAGAAGTACAAGGCCGAGTACGAGGCCATCTTCGGGGCCGAGTACGGTCCCCTGCCCGCTCGGTTGGATCCCGCCAACGCAAAGCCGTTTCCACTTTCGGCCATGCCCAAAGGTTCCGTCTCCGCAGCGAATGGCCCATGGGAGACTGACCTCACCGAGGCCGAGCGCGATCAGATCAATCGCGTTTTCGTGAACTTCGCCAAGAGCATCGCCGCGTACGAGCGGCTCCTGGTGAGTCGCAATGCGCCGTGGGACCGATACGTGGCGGGCGATGCGAAGGCCATCAGTGACTCGGCCATTCGTGGCTACAAGGTTTTCGTCGGAGATGGCTATTGCAAAGACTGCCACTCCGGCCCGGCCTTCACGAACAACAAGTACCACAACATCGGCATTGCCCAGGGCAATGGGCCCCATGTGCCCGCCACGGACAACGGCCGCGCGGCGACGATTACCGGCAATCTCACGGC encodes:
- a CDS encoding protein kinase produces the protein MSTNTAESAAEAFGERRSFSLGRYHLFARLGTGGMADVYLAVARDGMNVTKLAVVKRLRDEQASEPEAREMFINEARLAARLNHPNVIQTFEAGSEGNCYFIAMEYVDGQPLSRIITRLRREKRNLDPAFVARICSSALEGLHHAHELTDFDGTPLQMVHRDVSPQNIMVTYDGRVKVVDFGIAKAVGSSQTVHGVFKGKVAFMAPEQLLSEKIDRRADLFSMGICLWEAVTRQRLMAEDTPAKTLLNLMNKEIPRASDVNPEVPEKLATVLAKALERDPANRYETAHEMHVALEDFIRSERLVTEQDVREIVCELFKEPRERLQVQIRAQVAKVSSRSEGNHDFGDSQVRYLNSDGLLDLSDAAEPDGSKTKSAALRMGTTSSGVTFSAGAPHIEPNANAQPRRGAVRGWAGIAIAAMIGSGVAFSLLLASGVAILRSQHLADRTTTRVKGATETPPAPIPVEAPQQTAAPIPVVAPMPAPEATNAAPAIPAASVRAKAIPVVPVRPPPARPPATPAASPEPAAEGQNSPARAASSPSASPAAPAESSTGRVFRREL
- a CDS encoding DUF2403 domain-containing lipoprotein; protein product: MNTVPSKIRYLRAAAIAVALGGSAIVACSSSDPPAGSSEGPDSGGSPQNPAPVGNPDSGVWSDLGNTHAPDHTPPTATNEGVVTRGGTMTFTNIGAPGYWGRVIEAEPGDPRCDVQSEMIHQPWGDQFCCRTKHTVTSNALTPFNEQLTMVLDGPLEVKQMAIYQPLADRTGPWAIRSFWDRRTPERPYNIHFSGPNKSTIFSGTLGNSCTFFAMQEKPFPCGHGSDPYCPGSDLDFHGWPGSKLVVLLASMPYADDPKMKPLSCNRAGQDERQQDSPWVGIAPSELSRDGWSGYNPCHCFANTNGAVGDGCGQINVFEVVAEASGPKWGNRDIISTGIRSYQVGSLGGAVCGIEGCGIEKFPADADLLDANGLRAMSAGAVIDADHRQTATGPVWRRARDDRYYLFLLDEASRTVQVAILHPKNVPESARAIVPALPNTVARTAIDGIVNLRLPR
- a CDS encoding glycoside hydrolase family 43 protein, whose translation is MRLALTSIRLAAVLVFSCSCGRNADSGVNRNSEERLAAANGTFRNPLNGAPDPYMTYYAGNYYLATTQFDVLRLWKASTLGELLTGESRVVWRDSDGSRNRDMWAPSVYFIDGRWYIYYTADDGIDDHHRLYVVESEGADPFGPYHFKGKLEAPGSENTWAIDAALLFQNGRTYVAWSGKQDATYNLLFIAPMSNPWTISGPRTFLAGSGGCPEVREAPSFVQHGGRTFLVYSACDTGKPDYQLWMKSIPDTADPTDASRWQQHPASVFARNDATGTWGPGSNAFFKSPDGSEDWFVYHAKNTTAFTYDGRTTRAQKLGWNADGTPHFGAPLAAGATADLPSGDPGGGPYWINDTGTSSGAGSVQFSSGWTAFSTCGVQCFWGDDHGSARAGATATFTFEGTGIDLLSVRDTGNGIAAFSLDGGSETTADYYASIRQGEQLVYASPRVPFGRHTLRVRVTGSKSPTSTGTAISIDRAEVHTR